AGGCGTGGCGGGCTCACCCGGCGATTTTGCGGCCTTGATGGCGGCCTGCGAGCGCCTGTAGCGGAGGCCTTGGTGGCACTTGGTGAAGCCAAGATGGTAGATTTCCACCAGATTGAGCAGCAGAGAGATGGCGGCCACGGCCAGCATGAAGAGGATGAAGATGGTCTTCTCGGTGGGTCTGGAGATGTAGCAGTTGACCACGTTGGGACACGGCCAGCGGTCACACGTGTACATGGGCTTGAGCTCAAAGCCATACAGGAAGTACTGAGCTACAATAAAAGCCACTTCAAAAAGAGTCTTGAAAATGATGTTGAAGACATACGTTCGCAGCAGGGCACCTTTCAGCCGCACATGCCCTAGATTGTCCTTAATCGGCGCTTTCTTGGCCTTTTCATTCTGAAATTCCTTCTCCTTTTCTTTCACTTTCTCCTCCATGCGCACCAGATGCAGGATATGGCCCAGGTAGATGAGCGTGGGCGTGGACACGAAGATGATCTGCATCACCCAGAAGCGGATGTGGGAGATGGGGAAGGTCTTGTCATAGCAGACGTTCTGACAACCGGGC
This Entelurus aequoreus isolate RoL-2023_Sb linkage group LG05, RoL_Eaeq_v1.1, whole genome shotgun sequence DNA region includes the following protein-coding sequences:
- the gja2 gene encoding gap junction protein, alpha 2: MGDWNLLGKLLESAQEHSTVVGKVWLTVLFIFRILVLGAAAEKVWGDEQSGFTCDTKQPGCQNVCYDKTFPISHIRFWVMQIIFVSTPTLIYLGHILHLVRMEEKVKEKEKEFQNEKAKKAPIKDNLGHVRLKGALLRTYVFNIIFKTLFEVAFIVAQYFLYGFELKPMYTCDRWPCPNVVNCYISRPTEKTIFILFMLAVAAISLLLNLVEIYHLGFTKCHQGLRYRRSQAAIKAAKSPGEPATPFVPNYNYFSARSAVPEAFPVEAKYNMEHGPYSSKAVYKQNRDNMAVEKKGKADTDDVQERKRSTSVFEMSTESTRRNSLSSKHSNNKSRMDDLKI